A portion of the Leptospira noumeaensis genome contains these proteins:
- a CDS encoding porin — MLHKIPNPFRLVFLFWCIYSLPLALVAEEKLEPKIETNTNQANPPATTQTPVVTAPAPPTQVVSAQENKSNWETGLGKGIKATSNDGKHNIQLRFRSQVQGNQSFQLDPSQDTTNFLVRRTRLQLKAGLFNDTWLVNLQMGFAERDMESQRRNTLRDANIVYNQYRDIKVAFGQMKVPFSRQRWNSSSALQTVDRSSVTAEFNLDRDVGTYLFSEDLFGSKRMFAYYLGVFGGQGRNRVERQTPGVLTVARFIFSPFGGMSKSGSDNDWLSEGDFARYKEPKLSIGVSGAYNKNSDRSLSTHGTEFTFAKFNYSHAAGDIYFKWMGFSFQYEWLWRRANTAYVERTVSSALSREYSRSGQGHFVQLGYLFTTNYELSFRFGEFRPLGETDPSLKYSREVGGALSYYFAEHNLKWQTDYFYYTGTPTAAEGDHVVRTQIQVFY, encoded by the coding sequence ATGTTACATAAGATTCCTAATCCATTCCGATTGGTATTCCTATTTTGGTGTATCTACTCCCTTCCTCTTGCATTGGTTGCGGAAGAAAAACTAGAACCTAAAATAGAAACAAATACCAACCAGGCAAACCCACCAGCCACCACTCAAACGCCAGTGGTAACGGCTCCAGCGCCACCCACACAAGTCGTGAGCGCGCAAGAAAACAAATCCAATTGGGAAACGGGACTCGGCAAAGGAATCAAAGCAACATCCAATGATGGTAAACACAATATCCAACTGAGATTCAGATCCCAAGTCCAAGGAAACCAAAGTTTCCAACTGGATCCTTCTCAGGACACAACCAACTTTCTTGTCCGTCGCACAAGACTACAACTCAAAGCAGGTTTATTCAACGATACTTGGCTTGTGAATTTACAAATGGGATTTGCTGAACGAGATATGGAAAGCCAAAGGCGGAACACTTTAAGAGATGCGAACATTGTGTACAACCAGTATCGGGATATAAAAGTTGCTTTTGGCCAAATGAAAGTTCCTTTTAGTAGACAACGTTGGAATTCCTCCAGTGCCTTACAAACGGTTGATAGGTCTTCTGTTACCGCTGAATTTAATTTAGATCGTGATGTAGGAACTTATCTTTTTTCGGAAGATCTATTTGGCAGCAAACGAATGTTTGCTTATTATCTAGGTGTTTTTGGTGGGCAAGGGAGAAACCGAGTCGAAAGACAAACTCCCGGTGTTCTGACTGTTGCTAGATTTATTTTTTCTCCCTTTGGTGGGATGTCCAAATCCGGTTCTGATAATGATTGGTTGTCGGAAGGTGACTTTGCCAGATACAAAGAACCCAAATTGTCGATTGGAGTGTCTGGAGCTTATAATAAAAACTCAGACCGTTCTCTCAGTACACATGGAACAGAATTTACATTTGCAAAATTCAATTATAGCCATGCGGCTGGAGATATCTATTTCAAATGGATGGGTTTTTCCTTCCAATACGAATGGTTATGGCGAAGAGCAAACACTGCTTATGTGGAAAGAACAGTAAGCTCCGCACTCTCCAGAGAATATTCTAGAAGTGGACAGGGCCACTTTGTCCAATTGGGATATTTGTTTACGACTAATTATGAACTTAGTTTTCGTTTTGGTGAATTTCGTCCATTGGGAGAAACCGATCCTAGTTTGAAGTATTCTAGGGAAGTGGGAGGAGCGCTCTCTTATTATTTCGCAGAACACAATTTAAAATGGCAAACGGATTACTTTTATTATACAGGAACTCCAACGGCTGCGGAAGGGGATCATGTGGTTCGAACCCAAATACAGGTATTCTATTAA
- a CDS encoding DUF1501 domain-containing protein, whose protein sequence is MDRKEFLKKSILSLGLSPFLFSANSSGSLLADEEEESIVLPSKVKSVIFIEMMGGMSHVDTLDPKPNSAFGKVSSSISGLSVLEPFSLTAKQLHTIGIIRSTWSEEGDHGFAQMLLSTGYRMTEAMGFPDIPHFGAVIAYAKKSKVKPSYFPSYVSIGGRGGKNGNAGFLGIDYSGYHIGNVDEPIQHLNPSYGKFADDRILRRKDLVSFMNEEFAKTYPTRESKHWKNMLVAAEEFRNSKNIDSFRISLEDEKTKARYGTTWQGKAMLLAKRLAAQEVPFIHISFGGWDTHTGNKAQITKIMKETDMGIAALLEDLNHTGLIKQTLFVLTSEFGRTPDVGSRDGRDHHPKVWSTLLGGGPFDKGYVLGETDETGSKPIKPNEALHVRDLVATIYKAAGVDPDATLTNSFGRPFLLTTKKAKVYEGLF, encoded by the coding sequence ATGGATCGCAAAGAATTTTTAAAAAAATCAATTCTCAGTTTGGGACTGAGTCCCTTTTTGTTTTCTGCCAATTCTTCCGGTAGTTTGCTTGCCGATGAAGAAGAGGAGTCCATTGTTCTTCCTTCCAAGGTAAAGTCAGTCATCTTTATTGAAATGATGGGAGGGATGAGCCATGTAGACACTCTTGATCCCAAACCAAACAGTGCTTTTGGAAAAGTTAGTTCCAGTATTTCTGGACTTTCCGTTTTAGAACCTTTTTCCCTTACCGCCAAACAACTGCATACGATTGGAATCATTCGATCAACCTGGAGTGAAGAAGGGGATCACGGTTTTGCACAGATGTTACTGAGTACAGGATACCGAATGACAGAGGCTATGGGATTTCCTGACATCCCCCATTTCGGGGCCGTGATTGCTTATGCAAAAAAATCAAAAGTCAAACCTTCGTATTTCCCAAGTTATGTGTCGATTGGCGGTCGTGGTGGGAAAAATGGAAACGCTGGATTCCTCGGAATCGATTATTCTGGTTATCATATAGGAAATGTAGATGAACCCATTCAACACTTAAATCCATCTTATGGAAAATTTGCCGATGATCGAATCCTTCGAAGAAAGGATTTGGTTTCCTTTATGAACGAAGAATTTGCAAAAACCTATCCGACAAGAGAATCCAAACATTGGAAGAATATGCTTGTAGCAGCGGAAGAATTTCGAAATTCCAAAAACATAGATAGTTTTCGGATCAGTTTGGAAGATGAAAAAACAAAAGCACGTTACGGAACCACTTGGCAAGGCAAGGCCATGTTACTTGCCAAACGACTCGCAGCCCAGGAAGTTCCATTCATTCATATTTCGTTTGGAGGATGGGACACACATACCGGAAACAAAGCACAAATTACAAAAATTATGAAAGAAACCGATATGGGAATTGCGGCTTTGTTAGAGGATCTAAACCATACTGGCCTCATCAAACAAACATTATTTGTTCTTACTAGTGAATTTGGCAGAACCCCTGATGTGGGATCAAGGGATGGTCGTGACCACCATCCCAAAGTTTGGTCAACTTTACTTGGTGGAGGCCCATTTGATAAAGGCTATGTTTTGGGAGAAACCGATGAAACTGGATCCAAACCAATAAAACCAAATGAAGCACTTCATGTTCGAGATCTTGTCGCTACCATTTACAAAGCGGCAGGAGTCGATCCCGATGCCACACTGACCAATTCCTTTGGTCGTCCCTTTTTGTTAACCACCAAAAAAGCCAAAGTGTATGAAGGACTGTTTTAG